In Penaeus vannamei isolate JL-2024 chromosome 4, ASM4276789v1, whole genome shotgun sequence, a single window of DNA contains:
- the LOC113808921 gene encoding laminin subunit beta-1, translated as MLIERSFDFGKTWKVYRYFAYDCNEAFPGIPTGPPSAINDVVCESRYSAVEPSTEGEVIFRVLAPNIEIENPYSEDVQNLLKITNLRVNFTKLHTLGDQLLDNRREIKEKYYYAIYEMVVRGSCSCYGHASRCLPLPGVEDRPDMVHGRCECTHNTKGLNCEECEDFYNDLPWRPAIEKESNACKKCNCNNHATRCHFDPDVYESSGRISGGVCDDCAHNTYGRNCEQCIPYYYQDPARDIRDADICQPCNCDTRGSIDDAICDSHTDVPAGLLAGRCHCKTNVDGLKCDHCKAGYWNFTADNPEGCQEIAEDYKNQPRSEWPQKPCTCHLLGTLNNAGCNVLTGECSCKRFVTGRDCNQCLPQHYGLSEHPDGCQPCSCDRGGSLDNNCDVLSGQCKCRPHVTGRRCDTPEEGYYVASLNYLTYEAELARGSELYCEEASLYDFRQSRLSNCQVVMREPYRDGRDTTWTGLGFMRVFEGSYLEFEIENIETSMEYDLVIRYEPQVSLVSFLFNFFDIWFIMCKILCSEQYHDIYFRLFSFIT; from the exons ATGCTTATTGAGAGATCTTTTGATTTTGGTAAAACATGGAAG GTTTATAGATACTTTGCTTATGACTGTAATGAAGCCTTCCCAGGCATTCCAACTGGCCCACCTTCAGCTATCAACGATGTGGTTTGTGAATCTCGTTACTCTGCAGTTGAGCCATCTACAGAAGGAGAG GTTATCTTCCGAGTTTTGGCACCAAATATTGAGATTGAAAATCCATACAGTGAAGATGTTCAAAATCTCTTGAAGATAACCAATTTGCGTGTGAACTTCACAAAACTTCACACACTTGGTGATCAGTTACTGGACAACAGACGAGAGATTAAG GAGAAATATTACTATGCCATTTATGAGATGGTTGTAAGAGGTTCGTGTTCCTGCTATGGTCATGCTTCCCGCTGCTTACCCCTGCCAGGTGTTGAAGATCGCCCTGATATGGTCCATGGACGCTGTGAGTGCACTCATAACACAAAGGGTTTGAACTGTGAAGAGTGCGAGGATTTCTACAATGATCTGCCATGGAGACCAGCCATTGAAAAGGAATCCAATGCATGTAAAA AGTGTAACTGCAATAACCATGCCACGAGATGCCACTTTGACCCAGATGTATATGAGAGCTCTGGACGCATATCAGGAGGTGTCTGTGATGACTGTGCACACAACACTTATGGGCGTAACTGTGAGCAGTGTATCCCATACTATTATCAGGATCCTGCCAGAGACATCCGAGATGCTGATATTTGCcaac CCTGTAACTGTGACACTCGCGGATCAATAGACGATGCCATTTGCGACTCCCACACTGATGTTCCTGCTGGACTGCTAGCTGGAAGGTGCCACTGTAAGACTAATGTTGATGGCCTGAAGTGTGATCATTGCAAGGCTGGTTACTGGAATTTCACTGCTGATAATCCAGAGGGTTGTCAAG AAATTGCAGAAGATTATAAAAACCAGCCAAGATCAGAGTGGCCTCAGAAAC CTTGTACATGCCATCTTCTGGGAACACTCAATAATGCTGGCTGCAATGTCCTGACTGGAGAATGTTCCTGCAAGCGATTTGTGACTGGACGTGATTGTAACCAGTGTTTGCCCCAGCACTATGGCCTGTCTGAGCACCCAGATGGATGCCAGCCTTGCAGCTGTGATCGAGGAGGTTCCCTCGATAACAACTGTGATGTGCTCAGTGGCCAATGCAA GTGTCGTCCCCATGTCACAGGTCGTCGTTGTGACACACCTGAGGAAGGATATTATGTTGCAAGCCTGAATTACCTTACATATGAAGCAGAACTTGCAAGGGGCTctgag cTTTATTGTGAAGAGGCCAGTTTATATGACTTCAGGCAATCCAGACTAAGT AACTGCCAAGTAGTGATGAGGGAGCCCTACCGTGATGGACGTGACACTACTTGGACAGGCCTTGGCTTCATGCGTGTATTTGAAGGATCATACTTAGAGTTTGAGATAGAGAACATTGAAACTAGCATGGAGTACGACCTAGTTATCCGCTATGAGCCCCAGGTATCATTAGTGTCTTTCCTCTTTAACTTCTTTGATATATGGTTTATCATGTGTAAGATCTTATGTTCTGAACAGTATCATGATATTTATTTTAGgctattttcttttatcacttGA